ATTTCTTTAATTGTGATGCTTTGCATACAAGACAAGCTTGTTGTTAAAGACGTGACATGCGCAGAGGGTGCCTGTGAGCCCGGGGCGGTCTGGACCAGTATAAAAGCCAGTCCAGCTGTCGGAATCCTCATCGTCTTCTcttgccttctcctccttgctgaaCAAGGTGAGCTGCAACCACCTTTGCCtcactctcctctctctctctcgtaCCGCAGATTGTTTTCTGACTTTGGTGTCGCTTTTGCCGAGACCTTGCTTCTTTGTGGTGTTCCCAACTCTAGGCTCCATGCTACCACCATGGCAGGTGGGAGAAAGTCTTGGGCTTTCTTTGCAGGGCCCCCTTCAGGACTGCTGCTCTTCAAtctttctgcctcctttcccaacgctgtccctgctccccagagcGTGCCTTTTCTCTTGCCGAGCACCCGGTCAGGCTGCACCTCACACGCTGActgtgctttccctgccctctctcccagGTGCACCTCCGTCCCACGGCCATGTCCTGCTACGATCTGTGCCGTCCCTGTGGGCCAACCCCGCTTGCCAACAGCTGCaacgagccctgtgtcaggcagtgccaggactcCCGGGTGGTGATCGAACCGTCTcccgtggtggtgaccctgcccggacccatcctcagctccttcccccagaaCACCGTTGTGGGATCCACCACCTCCGCTGCCgttggcagcatcctgagcACTGAgggagtgcccatctcctccgggggcttTAACATCTCCGGCCTTGGTGGCCGCTACTACGGCAGAAGGTGCCTGCCCTGCTAAAGGCGGGCCGGACGTCCAGTGAGTGCATCGACCAGGAAGCCCAAAGCCAGGTGCCGCACTGAGGAcggagctgctggccagggttTCCAGAGGGGCTGAGCACCCTCGTGCCCTCCTGCAAAGGAGGGATGGAAGCAAGGGgccttgctgtgctgcctggaaACATGGCCAACTGATGTCgtcttctcctcctgctttcttctccGCATCATGAGTCCCTGTTGCCTCCTGCTGTCCTGTGCCATGGGTTCATCCTGAAGCAAGCTGAGAGGGGCCCAGCTCACCACCCCCTGCCCgtgtgtgtgggaggaagaCGCGTGTCCCGTTGCTGTGAAGGGTTGCCTGACTGTCAGCTGCACCTGTAGCAGCCCGGACCGGGTCCCTTCCAGCACGCGCTGCTTTGTTTCACTCTTTAGACTAACCATTAAAGTTTATGCTGCATTGTAGCTTGACGTCTCCTCGTGTTCCTTCCCTCGTGGGATGCCCAGCCAAGCGTTCCAGGGGAAATGGGATGCTCTACAAGACAAAGGCCTGTCCAAAGGGATGTGGTGGGCTCACATCTTTCTTGCGGGATTG
The sequence above is a segment of the Phalacrocorax aristotelis unplaced genomic scaffold, bGulAri2.1 scaffold_144, whole genome shotgun sequence genome. Coding sequences within it:
- the LOC142051086 gene encoding feather beta keratin-like isoform X2, encoding MLCIQDKLVVKDVTCAEGACEPGAVWTSIKASPAVGILIVFSCLLLLAEQGEQVHLRPTAMSCYDLCRPCGPTPLANSCNEPCVRQCQDSRVVIEPSPVVVTLPGPILSSFPQNTVVGSTTSAAVGSILSTEGVPISSGGFNISGLGGRYYGRRCLPC
- the LOC142051086 gene encoding feather beta keratin-like isoform X1, giving the protein MSCYDLCRPCGPTPLANSCNEPCVRQCQDSRVVIEPSPVVVTLPGPILSSFPQNTVVGSTTSAAVGSILSTEGVPISSGGFNISGLGGRYYGRRCLPC